The Scyliorhinus torazame isolate Kashiwa2021f chromosome 7, sScyTor2.1, whole genome shotgun sequence genome has a window encoding:
- the LOC140426942 gene encoding transcriptional activator protein Pur-alpha-like — translation MADRDSGSEQGAVSSSLQQLQQETQELASKRVDIQNKRFYLDVKQNVKGRFLKIAEVGAGGNKSRLTLSMSVAVEFRDYLGDFIEHYAQLGPSNPDMQTDEPRRALKSEFLVRENRKYYMDLKENQRGRFLRIRQTVNRGHGLGSQGQTIALPAQGLIEFRDALAKLIDDYGIEEEPTELPEGTSLTVDNKRFFFDVGSNKYGVFMRVSEVKPSYRNSITIPYKVWAKFGNTFSKYAEEMKKIQERQREKRSEQQEEAPGDDGEED, via the coding sequence ATGGCGGATAGAGACAGTGGGAGCGAGCAAGGGGCGGTCAGCTCgagcttgcagcagctgcagcaggagacGCAGGAACTGGCCTCCAAGAGGGTGGACATTCAGAACAAGCGCTTCTACCTGGACGTGAAGCAGAACGTCAAGGGCCGCTTCCTGAAGATAGCGGAGGTGGGAGCAGGCGGCAATAAAAGTCGCCTAACTCTCTCCATGTCTGTTGCTGTGGAGTTCCGCGACTACCTGGGCGATTTCATCGAGCACTACGCGCAGCTCGGGCCCAGCAACCCGGACATGCAGACGGACGAGCCGCGGCGAGCTCTGAAAAGTGAGTTCCTGGTGCGGGAAAACCGCAAATATTACATGGATTTAAAAGAGAACCAGCGGGGCCGGTTCCTACGGATCCGCCAGACCGTGAACCGGGGACATGGCCTTGGCTCGCAGGGTCAGACTATCGCCCTCCCCGCTCAGGGGCTGATTGAATTTCGCGATGCACTCGCTAAACTCATCGATGATTATGGCATCGAGGAGGAACCCACTGAGCTGCCCGAAGGGACATCTCTCACTGTGGACAACAAACGATTTTTCTTTGACGTTGGGTCAAACAAGTATGGCGTTTTTATGAGAGTAAGTGAGGTGAAACCATCGTACCGCAATTCCATCACGATACCGTACAAAGTGTGGGCCAAGTTTGGAAATACTTTCAGTAAATACGCAGAGGAGATGAAGAAAATacaggagagacagcgggagaaaagATCTGAGCAGCAAGAAGAAGCTCCCGGAGATGACGGGGAGGAAGACTGA